One part of the Phragmites australis chromosome 3, lpPhrAust1.1, whole genome shotgun sequence genome encodes these proteins:
- the LOC133911519 gene encoding butanoate--CoA ligase AAE1-like isoform X1: protein MEGSKWCAANYVPLTPLSFLERAALVYGGRTAVVCGDKRYSWRETRERCLAGASALAHRGVGRRDVVAVIASNIPAMYELHFSVPMTGGVLCTLNTRHDAAMVSVLLKHSDAKVFLVESQFLAVAHDALRLLADGKENLPLLITISDDDNNHGSVMEYEGLLRNAPRGFDIRWPIDERDPISLNYTSGTTSRPKGVIYSHRSAYLNTLATVLVNDMATMPVYLWTVPMFHCNGWCKVWGTAAQGGTSVCIGSVAPKVIFEQIARHGVTNMGGAPTVLNMIVNAPASERKPLPRRVRISTGGAPPPPQVLAKMEELGFDVVHGYGLTETCGPATLCAWKPEWDALPLAERSRIRTLQGVPNLMLQDMVIKNPVTMETLPSDGRTVGEVMLRGNTVMSGYYKDAAATEETLRGGWLRTGDLGVRHPNGYLQLKDRSKDIIISGGENISSIEVESVLFGHPAVLDAAVVARPDDHWGETPCAFVTLKDGARATADDITEFCRARLPRYMAPRTVVFADLPKTATGKTQKYLLREKARAMGSLSKLGRSKL, encoded by the exons ATGGAAGGATCCAAGTGGTGCGCTGCGAACTACGTGCCGCTCACGCCGCTCAGCTTCTTGGAGCGCGCCGCTCTCGTGTACGGTGGCCGCACGGCCGTCGTCTGCGGCGACAAGCGTTACTCGTGGCGCGAGACGCGAGAACGGTGCCTCGCCGGGGCGTCCGCGCTCGCGCACCGCGGCGTCGGCCGCCGAGACGTG GTCGCGGTCATCGCCTCGAACATACCGGCGATGTACGAGCTTCATTTCAGCGTGCCGATGACCGGCGGTGTTCTCTGCACGCTGAACACCCGGCACGACGCGGCCATGGTGTCAGTTCTGCTGAAACACTCGGACGCCAAGGTTTTCCTCGTCGAGTCGCAGTTCCTCGCCGTCGCCCACGACGCCCTGAGGCTCCTCGCCGACGGCAAAGAGAACCTTCCTCTCCTCATCACAATCTCCGACGACGACAACAACCACGGCAGCGTCATGGAGTACGAAGGTCTTCTGCGGAATGCGCCGCGCGGCTTCGACATCAGGTGGCCGATCGACGAGCGTGACCCCATATCGCTGAATTACACGTCGGGGACAACGTCGAGGCCGAAGGGCGTCATCTATAGCCACCGCAGCGCGTACCTGAACACGCTGGCCACGGTGCTCGTCAACGACATGGCGACCATGCCGGTTTACCTCTGGACCGTGCCCATGTTCCACTGCAACGGGTGGTGCAAGGTGTGGGGCACCGCGGCGCAGGGCGGCACGAGCGTCTGCATCGGGAGCGTGGCGCCCAAGGTCATCTTCGAGCAGATCGCGCGCCACGGGGTGACCAACATGGGCGGCGCGCCCACGGTGCTCAACATGATCGTGAACGCGCCGGCGTCGGAGCGGAAGCCGCTGCCGAGGAGGGTCCGCATATCGACGGgcggcgcgccgccgcctccgcagGTCCTGGCCAAGATGGAGGAGCTCGGTTTCGACGTCGTGCACGGGTACGGCCTCACCGAGACGTGCGGGCCAGCGACGCTCTGCGCGTGGAAGCCCGAGTGGGACGCGTTGCCGCTCGCCGAGCGCTCCCGGATCAGGACGCTGCAGGGCGTTCCCAACCTCATGCTTCAGGACATGGTCATCAAAAACCCCGTGACAATGGAGACCTTGCCCTCCGACGGGCGCACCGTCGGCGAGGTCATGCTCCGCGGGAACACGGTCATGAGCGGGTACTACAAAGACGCGGCCGCCACGGAGGAGACCCTGCGCGGCGGGTGGCTGCGCACGGGTGACCTCGGCGTGCGGCACCCGAACGGGTACCTCCAGCTCAAGGACCGGTCCAAGGACATCATTATATCTGGCGGTGAGAACATCAGCTCGATCGAGGTGGAGTCGGTGCTGTTTGGGCACCCCGCGGTGCTCGACGCCGCGGTGGTCGCGAGGCCGGACGATCACTGGGGAGAGACGCCGTGCGCGTTCGTCACGCTGAAGGACGGAGCAAGAGCTACCGCGGATGACATCACCGAGTTCTGCAGAGCACGGCTGCCGCGTTACATGGCGCCGAGAACGGTGGTGTTCGCCGACCTACCCAAGACTGCGACGGGTAAGACACAGAAGTATCTGCTAAGGGAGAAGGCCAGGGCCATGGGAAGCCTGAGTAAGCTAGGCAGAAGCAAGCTGTAG
- the LOC133911519 gene encoding butanoate--CoA ligase AAE1-like isoform X2 yields MEGSKWCAANYVPLTPLSFLERAALVYGGRTAVVCGDKRYSWRETRERCLAGASALAHRGVGRRDVVNDWSLTSCFVFFFLRPTTLCSADQVAVIASNIPAMYELHFSVPMTGGVLCTLNTRHDAAMVSVLLKHSDAKVFLVESQFLAVAHDALRLLADGKENLPLLITISDDDNNHGSVMEYEGLLRNAPRGFDIRWPIDERDPISLNYTSGTTSRPKGVIYSHRSAYLNTLATVLVNDMATMPVYLWTVPMFHCNGWCKVWGTAAQGGTSVCIGSVAPKVIFEQIARHGVTNMGGAPTVLNMIVNAPASERKPLPRRVRISTGGAPPPPQVLAKMEELGFDVVHGYGLTETCGPATLCAWKPEWDALPLAERSRIRTLQGVPNLMLQDMVIKNPVTMETLPSDGRTVGEVMLRGNTVMSGYYKDAAATEETLRGGWLRTGDLGVRHPNGYLQLKDRSKDIIISGGENISSIEVESVLFGHPAVLDAAVVARPDDHWGETPCAFVTLKDGARATADDITEFCRARLPRYMAPRTVVFADLPKTATGKTQKYLLREKARAMGSLSKLGRSKL; encoded by the exons ATGGAAGGATCCAAGTGGTGCGCTGCGAACTACGTGCCGCTCACGCCGCTCAGCTTCTTGGAGCGCGCCGCTCTCGTGTACGGTGGCCGCACGGCCGTCGTCTGCGGCGACAAGCGTTACTCGTGGCGCGAGACGCGAGAACGGTGCCTCGCCGGGGCGTCCGCGCTCGCGCACCGCGGCGTCGGCCGCCGAGACGTGGTAAATGACTGGAGCTTGACAAGCTGtttcgttttcttttttctgcGTC CTACTACTCTGTGCTCTGCCGATCAGGTCGCGGTCATCGCCTCGAACATACCGGCGATGTACGAGCTTCATTTCAGCGTGCCGATGACCGGCGGTGTTCTCTGCACGCTGAACACCCGGCACGACGCGGCCATGGTGTCAGTTCTGCTGAAACACTCGGACGCCAAGGTTTTCCTCGTCGAGTCGCAGTTCCTCGCCGTCGCCCACGACGCCCTGAGGCTCCTCGCCGACGGCAAAGAGAACCTTCCTCTCCTCATCACAATCTCCGACGACGACAACAACCACGGCAGCGTCATGGAGTACGAAGGTCTTCTGCGGAATGCGCCGCGCGGCTTCGACATCAGGTGGCCGATCGACGAGCGTGACCCCATATCGCTGAATTACACGTCGGGGACAACGTCGAGGCCGAAGGGCGTCATCTATAGCCACCGCAGCGCGTACCTGAACACGCTGGCCACGGTGCTCGTCAACGACATGGCGACCATGCCGGTTTACCTCTGGACCGTGCCCATGTTCCACTGCAACGGGTGGTGCAAGGTGTGGGGCACCGCGGCGCAGGGCGGCACGAGCGTCTGCATCGGGAGCGTGGCGCCCAAGGTCATCTTCGAGCAGATCGCGCGCCACGGGGTGACCAACATGGGCGGCGCGCCCACGGTGCTCAACATGATCGTGAACGCGCCGGCGTCGGAGCGGAAGCCGCTGCCGAGGAGGGTCCGCATATCGACGGgcggcgcgccgccgcctccgcagGTCCTGGCCAAGATGGAGGAGCTCGGTTTCGACGTCGTGCACGGGTACGGCCTCACCGAGACGTGCGGGCCAGCGACGCTCTGCGCGTGGAAGCCCGAGTGGGACGCGTTGCCGCTCGCCGAGCGCTCCCGGATCAGGACGCTGCAGGGCGTTCCCAACCTCATGCTTCAGGACATGGTCATCAAAAACCCCGTGACAATGGAGACCTTGCCCTCCGACGGGCGCACCGTCGGCGAGGTCATGCTCCGCGGGAACACGGTCATGAGCGGGTACTACAAAGACGCGGCCGCCACGGAGGAGACCCTGCGCGGCGGGTGGCTGCGCACGGGTGACCTCGGCGTGCGGCACCCGAACGGGTACCTCCAGCTCAAGGACCGGTCCAAGGACATCATTATATCTGGCGGTGAGAACATCAGCTCGATCGAGGTGGAGTCGGTGCTGTTTGGGCACCCCGCGGTGCTCGACGCCGCGGTGGTCGCGAGGCCGGACGATCACTGGGGAGAGACGCCGTGCGCGTTCGTCACGCTGAAGGACGGAGCAAGAGCTACCGCGGATGACATCACCGAGTTCTGCAGAGCACGGCTGCCGCGTTACATGGCGCCGAGAACGGTGGTGTTCGCCGACCTACCCAAGACTGCGACGGGTAAGACACAGAAGTATCTGCTAAGGGAGAAGGCCAGGGCCATGGGAAGCCTGAGTAAGCTAGGCAGAAGCAAGCTGTAG